From one Dermacentor silvarum isolate Dsil-2018 chromosome 3, BIME_Dsil_1.4, whole genome shotgun sequence genomic stretch:
- the LOC119445045 gene encoding complement C1q tumor necrosis factor-related protein 4: MCSIRDATAAAGWRLLPVLLLGFFAVQEASAVVGFTMTQGTQDGTYIRFKRVPTNMLAEVTKELGAFRCSQPGLYYFSFTAMAPSPGSCRISLRRNRVPVVTAFASNSGFSWISSGALLYLAQNDLVYLYLEDGTIHESSATNRAFTSFTGFAVGTDMLMGRTPDTDAIEGPLPSPDPFDDIAERMYRVKLSKNATAGTSASL; the protein is encoded by the exons ATGTGTTCGATACGtgacgccactgctgctgccggcTGGCGGCTCCTGCCGGTTCTGTTACTGGGATTCTTCGCAGTGCAAGAAGCAAGTGCGGTGGTGGGCTTCACCATGACGCAGGGCACCCAGGATGGCACCTACATTCGCTTCAAGCGAGTGCCAACTAACATGCTAGCGGAAGTCACCAAAGAGCTCGGCGCATTCCG GTGCTCGCAGCCCGGCCTGTACTACTTCTCCTTCACCGCCATGGCGCCGAGTCCAGGGTCGTGCCGAATATCGCTGCGCAGAAACCGCGTACCCGTGGTGACTGCATTCGCCAGCAACAGTGGCTTCAGCTGGATTTCCAGCGGGGCCTTGCTCTACCTGGCTCAAAACGACCTCGTCTACCTGTACCTGGAGGATGGAACCATCCACGAGTCGTCAGCTACGAACAGGGCGTTCACCTCCTTCACCGGCTTCGCGGTGGGCACCGATATGCTCATGGGGCGCACTCCTGATACGGATGCCATTGAAGGGCCCCTGCCCTCACCGGATCCGTTCGACGACATCGCGGAGCGCATGTATCGAGTGAAGCTCTCTAAAAATGCCACAGCAGGCACCAGTGCGTCGCTGTAG